Proteins from a genomic interval of Psychrobacter urativorans:
- the pssA gene encoding CDP-diacylglycerol--serine O-phosphatidyltransferase translates to MTTEQSPKKQLHSNNPNDSLLHNGLLQDSAATQPPFVDEHEFNIHLADNDDYDGLTFEVIEAEVAEGKRVVSRGVYLAPNLITTLSLLSGFYSVLASTDGKFYQASLAIFLSAILDGADGRVARMLNAQSPFGEQYDSLADMLAFGVAPAILIYSFALEPLGRIGIGCAFVFTACGAFRLARFNVQVGTVDKKYFVGLASPLAAILVTAAVMVAIDHNQWIGQYDSLVMTLFAAWVVICGLLMVSNVKYYSFKEFDKKKVPFVVLIVGVLVMSIVLYDIPVGILAIGIIYALSGIVTTLKAKL, encoded by the coding sequence ATGACAACTGAGCAATCACCAAAAAAGCAACTACATAGCAATAATCCAAATGATAGCTTATTACATAATGGACTGTTACAGGATAGCGCGGCGACACAGCCACCTTTCGTTGACGAGCATGAGTTTAATATTCATTTAGCGGATAATGATGACTATGATGGTCTTACTTTTGAGGTGATTGAAGCAGAAGTTGCCGAAGGCAAGCGCGTAGTAAGTCGTGGGGTTTATTTAGCCCCTAATCTGATTACTACTTTATCGCTGCTATCTGGTTTTTACTCAGTTTTGGCCAGTACTGATGGTAAGTTTTATCAAGCGTCTTTAGCGATTTTCTTATCCGCCATTTTGGATGGTGCAGATGGTCGAGTGGCAAGGATGCTTAATGCGCAAAGCCCCTTTGGCGAGCAGTATGACTCCTTAGCAGATATGTTAGCCTTTGGTGTTGCGCCAGCCATTCTCATTTATAGTTTTGCTTTAGAGCCATTAGGTCGTATTGGTATTGGTTGCGCGTTTGTCTTTACCGCTTGCGGAGCGTTTCGTTTAGCACGCTTTAACGTACAGGTCGGTACCGTCGATAAAAAGTATTTTGTCGGTTTAGCCAGTCCGCTTGCTGCGATTTTGGTCACCGCAGCTGTCATGGTTGCTATCGATCATAATCAGTGGATAGGGCAATATGATTCGTTAGTGATGACTTTATTTGCCGCTTGGGTGGTCATTTGTGGTTTACTAATGGTTAGTAACGTCAAGTATTATAGCTTTAAAGAATTTGATAAAAAGAAAGTGCCGTTTGTGGTTCTTATTGTTGGTGTATTAGTGATGAGTATCGTGTTATACGATATACCTGTCGGTATATTAGCGATTGGTATTATTTATGCATTATCCGGTATCGTAACGACTCTAAAGGCTAAACTATAA
- a CDS encoding 23S rRNA (adenine(2030)-N(6))-methyltransferase RlmJ has protein sequence MNYKHAYHAGNFADVVKHILLVQLLNQLSQKNKPFYVLDAYGGRGLYSLASEEARKTGESKGGIQALMHADTEKAPAAVKDYVEGIKQARFTYDKKVYPGSPWWIAHHVEKNPNGGVRGEAFEAKASEYDALNYQLHKLPIGIHHRNSFEGIAAVIPPKEKRGLIFLDPPYEQEHKDFTRLINLLVASYNKWPQGTYALWFPIKNIEAVELFYKKLKRTEMRRQLVCELNIYPNDIAVGLNGTGMLIINPPWQFDNHAREIVRFLQPIFKVADAPDLTPDSATNVRWLVGE, from the coding sequence ATGAATTATAAACACGCTTATCACGCCGGTAACTTTGCTGATGTGGTTAAACACATTTTATTGGTACAACTGCTTAATCAATTAAGCCAAAAAAATAAACCTTTTTATGTGCTTGACGCTTATGGCGGTCGTGGACTGTATTCGCTTGCCAGTGAAGAAGCGCGTAAGACAGGTGAATCCAAAGGTGGGATTCAAGCTTTAATGCATGCCGACACCGAAAAAGCGCCTGCTGCTGTTAAAGATTATGTGGAAGGTATCAAGCAAGCCCGCTTTACTTATGATAAAAAAGTATATCCGGGTTCACCGTGGTGGATTGCCCATCATGTTGAAAAAAATCCTAATGGCGGCGTACGTGGTGAAGCGTTTGAAGCCAAAGCCAGCGAATATGATGCTCTCAACTATCAATTGCATAAATTACCAATCGGTATTCATCATCGCAATTCATTCGAAGGTATTGCTGCGGTCATTCCACCAAAAGAGAAACGTGGTCTTATTTTTCTTGATCCTCCGTATGAGCAAGAACATAAAGACTTTACTCGTCTGATTAACTTATTAGTCGCCTCATATAATAAATGGCCACAAGGCACGTACGCCTTATGGTTCCCGATTAAAAATATTGAAGCGGTAGAGCTGTTTTATAAAAAGCTGAAGCGTACAGAAATGCGCCGTCAGTTAGTCTGTGAGCTGAATATTTATCCGAATGATATCGCTGTTGGTCTTAATGGCACAGGAATGCTGATTATTAATCCACCATGGCAGTTTGATAACCATGCACGCGAGATAGTACGTTTCTTACAACCTATCTTTAAAGTGGCTGATGCGCCAGACTTAACGCCAGATAGCGCGACTAATGTGCGCTGGTTGGTTGGCGAATAA
- a CDS encoding 2OG-Fe(II) oxygenase: protein MKKIAAITNNLDLTNLPINNPIGANNPPLLNPHADKVAIDIPTQHELQLVDFAVNWGDRLTNTQLDKLVHEGWIVIDDVFEIKALLALQAESGFIDYRDAQLTDGIRVTDIRGDKIRWITKDIFAGFYYLDSINQLAAVLNRALFAGIRHSEAHYACYPVGFGYQWHSDNPVGRDERVISAVFYLNDDWLADDGGALEVVDNHGEHHNVMPAANRLIIFDSNLKHQVQIAHRQRYSIATWMRRDGLVPFVESAN, encoded by the coding sequence ATGAAAAAAATAGCAGCAATTACCAATAATCTTGATCTGACGAACTTGCCCATTAATAATCCTATAGGCGCAAATAATCCGCCTTTACTGAATCCTCATGCTGATAAAGTCGCTATTGATATTCCGACTCAACATGAGCTACAGCTCGTAGATTTTGCGGTCAATTGGGGCGATAGGCTGACTAATACGCAACTTGATAAGCTCGTTCATGAAGGTTGGATTGTTATTGATGATGTATTTGAGATTAAAGCTTTATTAGCCTTACAAGCGGAAAGCGGTTTTATTGACTATCGTGACGCGCAGCTCACTGATGGTATTCGGGTAACTGACATTCGCGGCGATAAGATTCGTTGGATTACCAAAGACATTTTTGCGGGATTTTATTACTTAGATAGCATCAATCAACTGGCGGCAGTGCTGAACCGCGCTTTGTTCGCAGGTATACGCCATAGCGAGGCGCATTATGCCTGCTATCCTGTCGGCTTTGGCTATCAGTGGCATAGTGACAATCCAGTTGGGCGTGATGAGCGCGTTATTTCAGCGGTTTTTTATCTGAATGATGACTGGTTAGCAGATGACGGCGGGGCGCTAGAAGTGGTTGATAATCACGGTGAGCATCATAACGTCATGCCAGCTGCAAATCGCTTGATCATATTTGACAGCAACTTAAAGCATCAAGTGCAAATCGCCCATCGTCAACGCTACTCTATCGCGACATGGATGCGCCGAGATGGTTTGGTGCCTTTTGTTGAATCTGCCAATTAG
- the dapE gene encoding succinyl-diaminopimelate desuccinylase → MQRPSVTPDDDGCQDILAERLRNSGFNCEFMYYGDRQVKGEHAEVKNLWARRGTTNPVICFAGHTDVVPTGDEKNWTYPPFTPTIANGYLWGRGAADMKTGIAAFTVAAERFVANHPEHNGSIAFLITSDEEGPSINGTVKVIEALEARQEKITYCLVGEPSSTDTLGDIIKNGRRGSLGAVLTVTGKQGHVAYPHLACNPIHAAMQALAELTAATWDNGNDYFPATSLQISNINSGTGATNVIPETLEVVFNFRFSTETTEDELKAKTHAIFDKYFEDSHFEDTKATYNIDWKLSGQPFLTPEGKLVSACQQAIKAVTGTETTLSTSGGTSDGRFIAPTGAQVVELGVRNATIHQVDEKIEVDDLGRLAKIYEGILENLLLD, encoded by the coding sequence ATGCAACGCCCTTCGGTTACGCCTGATGATGATGGCTGCCAAGATATTTTGGCAGAGCGTTTGAGGAATTCTGGCTTTAACTGCGAGTTTATGTATTACGGTGATAGACAGGTAAAAGGCGAACACGCTGAAGTCAAAAATTTATGGGCGCGGCGCGGTACGACAAATCCGGTGATTTGCTTTGCAGGTCATACTGATGTGGTGCCAACAGGCGATGAGAAGAATTGGACGTATCCACCATTTACTCCAACCATCGCGAATGGTTATCTATGGGGACGCGGCGCGGCGGATATGAAAACAGGTATTGCTGCATTTACGGTGGCGGCTGAGCGCTTCGTGGCGAATCATCCGGAGCATAATGGCTCGATTGCATTCTTGATCACCTCAGATGAAGAAGGACCATCTATCAATGGCACGGTTAAGGTCATTGAAGCGCTAGAAGCACGCCAAGAAAAAATTACTTATTGTCTCGTTGGTGAGCCATCAAGTACCGATACGCTGGGCGATATCATCAAAAACGGTCGCCGTGGCTCATTAGGCGCGGTATTAACCGTCACTGGGAAACAAGGTCATGTTGCTTATCCGCATTTGGCATGTAATCCCATTCATGCCGCCATGCAAGCACTTGCTGAATTAACGGCAGCGACTTGGGATAATGGTAATGACTACTTCCCAGCAACCTCGTTGCAAATCTCCAATATTAATAGTGGTACAGGCGCAACCAATGTGATTCCTGAAACGCTAGAAGTGGTATTTAACTTTCGCTTTTCTACCGAAACGACTGAAGATGAGCTAAAAGCCAAAACTCATGCGATATTTGATAAATATTTTGAAGATAGCCACTTTGAAGACACTAAAGCCACATATAACATTGATTGGAAATTATCTGGTCAGCCATTTTTAACACCCGAAGGTAAATTGGTATCGGCATGCCAGCAGGCGATTAAAGCAGTGACGGGTACTGAGACCACATTATCAACCTCTGGCGGTACATCAGATGGACGCTTTATTGCTCCAACAGGCGCGCAAGTGGTTGAGCTTGGCGTGCGTAATGCAACGATTCACCAGGTTGATGAAAAGATTGAGGTTGATGATTTGGGACGCTTGGCAAAGATTTATGAAGGAATACTTGAGAATCTATTGTTGGATTAA
- a CDS encoding GyrI-like domain-containing protein — MTAPIQALTEDQTCTGISIRTTNIAEISHETAKIGKLWQKFYQNHVSQLEKGKDIYGVYHNYESDDVGAFDVVASWKVDSQPDEQAQSGNDDTASTVKTSKNKNASNLVTVSIPAGNYMVFAEYGNMPNTVMNAWEKAWEYFNDPSCEHTRTYNVDFERYVEGNLEYGQVELYIGIE, encoded by the coding sequence ATGACGGCACCCATTCAAGCGCTAACCGAAGACCAAACGTGCACAGGCATCAGCATTCGTACCACTAATATTGCTGAAATCAGCCATGAAACGGCAAAAATAGGCAAGTTGTGGCAAAAGTTTTATCAAAATCATGTGAGCCAACTTGAAAAGGGTAAGGATATCTATGGCGTTTATCATAACTATGAAAGTGATGATGTCGGCGCTTTTGATGTGGTTGCCAGTTGGAAAGTAGACAGTCAGCCAGATGAGCAAGCACAGTCAGGCAATGACGATACGGCAAGTACGGTCAAGACCAGTAAAAATAAAAATGCGAGCAATTTAGTGACAGTCAGCATCCCTGCAGGAAATTACATGGTATTTGCTGAATACGGTAACATGCCGAATACGGTGATGAATGCGTGGGAGAAAGCATGGGAATATTTTAATGACCCAAGCTGTGAGCATACCCGAACTTATAATGTTGATTTTGAGCGTTACGTTGAGGGTAATTTGGAATATGGTCAAGTTGAATTGTATATTGGTATTGAGTAG
- the iscX gene encoding Fe-S cluster assembly protein IscX — MTPQKLKWTDSLDIAIELYEKFPETDPQYIRFTDLHRWVTELEGFDDDPQRSNEGILEAIQMNWIDEAD, encoded by the coding sequence ATGACCCCGCAAAAATTAAAATGGACGGACAGTTTAGACATCGCGATTGAGCTGTATGAAAAATTCCCTGAGACTGACCCACAATATATTCGCTTTACCGATTTGCATCGCTGGGTGACAGAGCTTGAAGGCTTTGATGATGATCCACAGCGTTCTAATGAAGGTATTTTAGAAGCCATTCAGATGAATTGGATTGACGAAGCGGATTAA
- a CDS encoding acyl-CoA thioesterase — protein MNMLLRFFIMVSLLKQQQKQQSTGQLSLETVTAPTLRHYRILPHDMGFRNHLPNYRYLSFIELNITQWLLACCHQKKIKSLRWIIAMQEMVYLKEVKFLDKMSVNSQVVGWDNKYIYFTHRFFVKNQLMAVGMTKVVLVNKQGACPPSELNMIGEQFTNVVTTWNTHQNAVKSTLSS, from the coding sequence ATGAACATGCTATTACGTTTTTTTATTATGGTCAGTTTACTTAAGCAGCAACAAAAACAGCAATCAACGGGACAGCTGAGCCTAGAGACAGTGACCGCACCCACGCTACGCCATTATCGTATCTTACCGCATGACATGGGATTTCGTAATCATTTGCCCAATTATCGCTATTTATCTTTTATTGAATTAAATATTACTCAATGGCTGCTGGCATGTTGTCATCAAAAGAAAATCAAATCCTTACGTTGGATTATCGCCATGCAAGAGATGGTTTATTTAAAAGAGGTGAAATTTTTAGATAAAATGTCGGTGAACAGTCAGGTAGTAGGCTGGGATAATAAATATATTTACTTTACGCATCGGTTTTTTGTAAAAAATCAGCTGATGGCAGTGGGTATGACCAAGGTAGTCTTGGTGAATAAGCAAGGTGCGTGTCCGCCAAGTGAGCTTAATATGATAGGCGAGCAGTTCACCAATGTTGTCACCACTTGGAATACCCATCAAAACGCTGTGAAATCGACGCTATCCTCATGA